One Kitasatospora sp. NBC_01287 DNA window includes the following coding sequences:
- a CDS encoding peptidyl-tRNA hydrolase: MTSSSEPFDAPSPADAPADRDANPQFVLPLVLHLEKTDPPRRTDALETSARAVLTLLADPRVTAEDGEWAELVHAWEDARIRKVVRRARGGEWRKAAELPGITVIGKQAEVRVYPPVPLDGWPKELAKLQVAGLELTDDPQDAPHPNPQVSGTELSDPEGAGLAAPAEGVPVLWINPELEMSAGKTMAQTGHAAQLAWWQLDRAQREEWARSGFALAVRTADPARWSELTSGGLPLVRDAGFTEISPGLTVAVEGGTRYCPTPRLRRP, encoded by the coding sequence GTGACCTCATCATCCGAGCCCTTCGACGCCCCCAGCCCCGCCGACGCACCCGCGGACCGCGATGCCAACCCGCAGTTCGTGCTGCCCTTGGTGCTGCACCTGGAGAAGACCGACCCGCCGAGGCGGACCGATGCGCTGGAGACGTCGGCACGTGCTGTGCTCACGCTGCTCGCCGATCCGCGAGTGACCGCCGAGGACGGCGAGTGGGCCGAGCTGGTGCATGCGTGGGAGGACGCCCGGATTCGGAAGGTGGTCCGGCGGGCCCGGGGCGGCGAGTGGCGCAAGGCGGCCGAGCTGCCCGGCATCACCGTGATCGGGAAGCAGGCCGAGGTGCGGGTGTACCCGCCGGTGCCGCTGGACGGCTGGCCGAAGGAGCTGGCCAAGCTCCAGGTGGCAGGGCTTGAGTTGACCGACGATCCCCAAGACGCACCCCACCCGAACCCCCAGGTCTCCGGCACCGAGCTGAGCGATCCCGAGGGCGCCGGCCTCGCCGCTCCCGCCGAGGGCGTGCCGGTGCTCTGGATCAACCCCGAGCTGGAGATGAGCGCCGGCAAGACGATGGCGCAGACCGGCCACGCGGCCCAGCTGGCCTGGTGGCAGCTCGACCGGGCGCAGCGCGAGGAGTGGGCCCGGAGCGGCTTCGCGCTGGCGGTGCGCACCGCCGACCCGGCCCGCTGGAGCGAGCTGACCAGCGGCGGGCTGCCGCTGGTGCGCGACGCGGGCTTCACCGAGATCTCCCCCGGGCTGACTGTCGCGGTGGAAGGAGGCACGCGCTACTGCCCCACCCCGCGCCTGCGACGCCCGTGA